In Scyliorhinus torazame isolate Kashiwa2021f chromosome 19, sScyTor2.1, whole genome shotgun sequence, a single genomic region encodes these proteins:
- the LOC140395972 gene encoding galanin receptor 2a — protein sequence MSIPCTEITLLTESEHWLNAIQDLYCPSSSPSDYMILLKSLQLDTVIHSSRRLWLLGFLIMSTAYGLIFTCVCAAIVLAGLSAHGLVFYNFAKFVSFRNSRLDMLLVSMALADCTSLLLDPFLVLAVLGHTWPFGRTFCKIFQFLLAWSVAASVYSLCAVSLTRARIILNPHSPPSVTWSILMLVLVWVLSLGVTIPLRMNSTTGTGNDNLTICVSGFYQHKYQTLLVQFLLHYLLPMLLIAWSYTRLAVFLLKSPMLSLVSSRNTRRASIMIIFTVGSFSACWLPSYILELCVYLGSCHRGNSWDILHFICTILNYFYPCVNPVIYLLLAQRYRGAASWSLPFKSHRVHPRNRASDPQEMSSHH from the exons ATGTCCATCCCATGTACCGAGATCACTCTGCTAACTGAGAGTGAGCACTGGCTGAATGCGATTCAGGATTTATATTGCCCTTCTAGCAGCCCAAGTGATTACATGATATTATTGAAA TCTCTGCAGCTAGACACAGTCATTCATTCATCGCGAAGACTCTGGTTATTGGGATTTCTCATCATGTCCACCGCTTACGGGCTGATCTTCACCTGTGTCTGCGCTGCCATCGTGCTGGCTGGGTTATCCGCCCATGGGCTGGTCTTCTACAACTTCGCCAAGTTTGTTTCATTCCGCAATAGCCGCCTGGATATGCTGCTGGTGAGCATGGCCCTGGCAGATTGTACCTCTCTCCTCTTGGACCCTTTCCTGGTCCTGGCTGTCCTGGGACACACTTGGCCCTTTGGGAGGACATTCTGTAAAATATTTCAGTTCCTCCTGGCGTGGTCGGTGGCGGCCAGTGTCTActccctgtgtgcagtgtccctCACCCGGGCCAGGATCATCCTCAATCCCCACAGCCCCCCGTCAGTCACGTGGAGCATCCTCATGTTGGTGTTGGTCTGGGTCCTGAGCCTGGGGGTGACCATCCCTCTCCGGATGAACTCCACAACAGGGACAGGGAACGACAACCTCACCATCTGCGTCTCTGGATTTTACCAACACAAGTACCAGACCCTCCTGGTCCAGTTCCTCCTCCACTATCTGCTCCCCATGCTGCTGATCGCCTGGAGCTACACCCGCCTCGCCGTGTTCCTCCTGAAGAGCCCCATGCTGTCCCTGGTCAGCTCCAGGAACACCAGGAGAGCTTCCATCATGATTATATTCACTGTCGGCTCCTTCTCTGCCTGTTGGCTGCCCAGTTACATCCTGGAGCTCTGTGTCTACCTGGGTTCCTGCCACCGCGGCAACAGCTGGGACATTCTCCACTTCATCTGCACCATCCTCAACTATTTCTACCCATGTGTCAACCCAGTCATTTATCTTCTGCTCGCCCAGAGATACCGGGGAGCTGCATCCTGGAGCCTGCCTTTCAAATCTCACAGAGTGCACCCCAGGAACAGAGCTTCAGATCCACAGGAGATGTCCTCACACCACTGA